In Neptuniibacter halophilus, the following proteins share a genomic window:
- a CDS encoding secretion/conjugation apparatus DotM-related subunit has product MANPENHRQGDGAVATFLVLFAMISAMLAAAWFLFSPYIAWGTVQFTLFVKPLLHPFTVIMNDGMADFILNMRSYLEQNMNFSTVTVGEVMFLQGIAFRAISVILVPLLIWRGVSNIIFSKKMTFKRKIGLHELAEIQASRYPRMKPAIKAKLLDQDQRFGPWATQRNPLQLLIHHGLVTATHDPDRELVELKQFNDLTEHEQLNELNSFHGKLDIDKKGVEKMLVKQLGPRCQYNEQQLIDIHQLPKIERTMAIIFLATRTQSRDIRKKINALLDQFGDSFVEGKAATSDSPAIPHQIDLSGVDELWEEVKNHSQVKLALVHISRTHAYWSTAFTAMFQFVYTHFRNLKSRDFIFLKPVNRQLYLLCNQVGLEQARPEVSGIRCHYLAEIKLGAPIVQPTIEDQAYQLILSVQNEGWLHEDIVPNDYQLQLDEYNTQYAKDLAEFSNNPIDIQTTETKTEGVTP; this is encoded by the coding sequence GTGGCTAATCCTGAAAATCACCGCCAAGGTGACGGCGCAGTAGCAACCTTCCTAGTCCTCTTTGCCATGATCTCAGCCATGCTGGCCGCTGCATGGTTTTTGTTTTCTCCTTACATTGCTTGGGGCACTGTGCAGTTCACCCTCTTTGTGAAACCGCTACTGCACCCTTTCACCGTAATCATGAATGACGGCATGGCCGATTTCATTCTGAACATGAGAAGCTACCTGGAACAAAACATGAATTTCTCAACGGTCACTGTTGGGGAAGTTATGTTTCTACAGGGCATCGCTTTCCGGGCCATCAGCGTTATCCTGGTTCCCTTATTGATCTGGCGAGGGGTCTCCAACATCATCTTTTCTAAGAAGATGACCTTTAAAAGGAAAATTGGTCTCCATGAGCTGGCCGAAATACAAGCCTCTCGCTATCCACGTATGAAACCGGCTATTAAGGCTAAGCTGCTGGATCAGGATCAGCGTTTTGGTCCTTGGGCTACGCAACGAAATCCGTTGCAGTTACTCATCCACCACGGGCTGGTTACAGCAACTCATGACCCTGATAGGGAATTGGTTGAACTCAAACAATTTAATGACCTGACAGAACATGAACAGCTCAATGAGTTGAACTCCTTTCACGGCAAACTCGACATTGACAAAAAAGGTGTCGAAAAAATGCTCGTTAAGCAGCTCGGCCCTCGCTGCCAGTACAACGAGCAACAGCTTATTGATATCCACCAGCTCCCAAAGATTGAAAGAACAATGGCTATTATTTTCTTAGCCACCCGGACACAATCCCGCGATATTCGGAAAAAGATTAATGCACTATTAGACCAATTCGGGGACAGTTTTGTTGAAGGCAAAGCAGCAACCTCTGACAGCCCGGCAATACCACACCAGATCGATCTATCCGGGGTCGATGAACTCTGGGAGGAAGTGAAAAATCACTCCCAAGTGAAACTAGCACTGGTACACATAAGCCGTACCCATGCGTACTGGTCCACGGCTTTCACCGCCATGTTCCAGTTTGTCTATACCCACTTTCGCAACCTGAAATCTCGGGACTTCATTTTTTTAAAACCCGTTAATCGGCAACTCTACCTTCTATGCAATCAAGTAGGGTTAGAACAGGCCCGCCCTGAAGTCTCCGGTATCAGGTGTCACTATCTAGCAGAAATCAAATTGGGAGCCCCGATTGTTCAGCCCACCATTGAAGATCAGGCTTATCAGTTAATTTTGAGCGTCCAAAATGAGGGCTGGTTACATGAAGACATTGTTCCGAACGATTACCAGCTTCAGCTGGATGAGTACAACACACAATATGCTAAGGATCTGGCTGAATTCAGTAACAACCCAATCGATATTCAGACAACTGAAACAAAAACAGAAGGTGTAACCCCATGA
- a CDS encoding TraM recognition domain-containing protein, translated as MKKIPKHRIEVDQRTLFQAFTDACASPAVRGFFYLVAALIILVVPIATPLVLIALSPVIFSSRVPAVPLRLPVEANIPDRNDPKPGGEGYNKARGSVFLGNDQFTGAEAWVSWNDQRLHDYAMGATGSGKTETILAINANYALAGSGFLIGDGKGTMMFPKQTATLARLAGGDDDHFVISFLSGYKDQFDRSHTKRSNLINPFGEGNAATVKELLTSLMSDGGGDNAIFADGAASLADSLSPAWVEGRDKGLFEFDITYISQSLALAKVYELSQLKELSELSRTHIRNYLANAGYDFDKPPSEQPENCTRMHGYYVNYFMRVVTSFAISYRHIYLCKQGEVNLRDVVQSHRFLTFTLPSLEKSGDEVSNLGKTLLVSAKAASSYGLGESMEGTREEAVDNLPANYPIPYKFNFDEFSFYVMEDFSLLPAQLRGINISVLLGAQDFIGTTRAGEIDAGSILANARTKFFGALEDSSTFQKLSELVGEVDMLIYSRFGNKGTLGNRIVPEMEVQHTRRSPLDLQELQGQVEGQFHVLQRGRLSRIKTYYPNLNENTVLDNFHLIRLVPSFSPSTSHLSHLKLLKDFVEILSARDAVYNKPQLLNEVVINGEGSADQNAIEGLLNYAHKSRFNVKAHLEAKSKEESSETGESSTPENNASEGSENVQEAPNETEDLPAYENQGSLQKDVEAAVDEWGSSEFFEDETGPENEGTDEPPTDRCDDDLYRQTQEAANAYFEDSSPESEEGVYALTTEECKAIEKRYEMLGRLLGEPEETAKSSAASIVNNIRKKVFYLIPPKPSSAPDIKLKIKSLMEQQDLFG; from the coding sequence ATGAAAAAGATCCCTAAGCATCGCATAGAAGTCGATCAGAGGACTTTATTCCAGGCCTTTACCGATGCGTGCGCTTCGCCGGCCGTGCGCGGCTTTTTTTATCTTGTAGCCGCTTTGATCATCTTGGTAGTCCCAATAGCAACACCATTGGTCCTTATCGCACTGTCTCCCGTTATCTTCTCCTCCAGAGTGCCGGCTGTACCTCTGCGGTTACCTGTCGAAGCCAACATTCCTGACCGTAATGACCCTAAACCCGGTGGCGAAGGCTATAACAAGGCCAGAGGTTCCGTGTTCCTCGGGAATGATCAATTCACAGGTGCTGAAGCCTGGGTGTCTTGGAATGACCAAAGACTGCATGATTATGCGATGGGCGCTACCGGCTCGGGTAAAACCGAGACAATTTTGGCAATAAATGCCAACTATGCCTTAGCTGGAAGCGGGTTCTTGATTGGGGATGGTAAAGGCACAATGATGTTCCCCAAACAGACCGCCACACTCGCCCGATTAGCGGGCGGGGATGATGATCATTTTGTTATCTCATTCCTTTCCGGGTACAAAGACCAATTTGATAGAAGCCACACAAAACGCTCCAATCTGATAAACCCCTTTGGTGAAGGGAACGCCGCTACCGTTAAAGAACTACTGACCTCTCTGATGTCTGACGGTGGCGGAGATAACGCCATCTTCGCTGATGGAGCTGCTTCTTTGGCCGATAGTCTCTCCCCGGCCTGGGTAGAAGGCCGTGATAAAGGTCTGTTTGAGTTCGATATCACTTATATCAGCCAATCATTGGCGTTAGCCAAGGTATATGAGCTAAGTCAGCTTAAAGAGCTATCAGAGCTGTCCAGAACACACATTAGGAATTATCTTGCGAATGCAGGGTATGATTTTGATAAGCCCCCCTCTGAACAACCCGAAAACTGTACTCGGATGCACGGCTATTACGTAAACTACTTCATGCGAGTAGTGACCAGTTTCGCCATTAGCTACAGACACATCTATCTATGTAAGCAGGGTGAAGTAAATCTGAGGGATGTTGTTCAATCGCACCGTTTCCTGACTTTTACCCTACCATCGCTGGAAAAGAGTGGGGATGAAGTCTCCAACCTGGGTAAAACATTACTGGTATCTGCCAAGGCAGCTTCTTCTTACGGCTTAGGTGAGTCCATGGAAGGAACACGGGAAGAAGCCGTTGATAACCTCCCAGCTAATTATCCGATCCCGTACAAATTCAACTTTGATGAATTCTCATTCTATGTGATGGAAGATTTCAGCCTCCTTCCAGCTCAGCTTCGTGGGATTAACATCTCTGTATTGCTTGGTGCTCAGGACTTTATCGGCACTACTCGCGCTGGTGAAATTGACGCAGGAAGTATTCTTGCCAACGCTCGTACCAAGTTCTTCGGAGCCCTAGAAGACTCCAGTACGTTTCAGAAACTCAGCGAGCTGGTGGGCGAAGTCGATATGTTGATCTACAGCCGCTTTGGCAACAAAGGCACCCTCGGCAACCGGATCGTTCCTGAAATGGAGGTTCAGCACACCCGACGAAGCCCGCTTGACCTGCAAGAGTTGCAGGGGCAGGTCGAAGGTCAGTTCCACGTTTTACAACGTGGTCGGCTTTCCCGAATTAAAACCTATTACCCAAACCTCAATGAAAATACGGTGCTTGATAACTTCCACCTGATTAGGCTCGTCCCTTCCTTCTCACCTTCAACATCACACCTGAGCCACCTCAAGTTACTTAAAGATTTTGTAGAGATCCTTTCTGCCCGTGATGCCGTATATAACAAACCCCAGTTGCTAAACGAGGTTGTCATAAACGGAGAGGGGTCAGCAGATCAAAATGCTATCGAAGGGCTACTGAACTACGCACATAAGTCCCGCTTCAATGTGAAAGCGCACCTGGAGGCAAAATCGAAAGAAGAAAGTTCAGAGACCGGTGAAAGCTCCACGCCTGAAAACAATGCCTCTGAAGGCTCTGAAAATGTGCAGGAGGCTCCGAATGAGACTGAAGACCTCCCAGCCTATGAAAACCAAGGAAGCCTTCAGAAGGACGTTGAAGCCGCTGTTGATGAATGGGGTAGCAGTGAATTTTTTGAAGATGAAACCGGTCCTGAGAATGAGGGAACGGACGAACCACCTACTGACCGCTGCGATGATGATCTATACCGCCAAACACAAGAAGCAGCTAATGCATACTTCGAGGATTCATCTCCTGAAAGTGAAGAGGGAGTTTATGCACTTACGACAGAAGAGTGTAAAGCAATTGAAAAGCGTTATGAGATGCTTGGGCGGCTGCTTGGTGAACCAGAAGAAACAGCGAAGAGCAGTGCTGCTTCTATTGTAAATAATATAAGAAAAAAGGTGTTTTATTTGATTCCGCCAAAACCAAGTTCTGCACCAGATATTAAACTGAAAATTAAATCACTCATGGAGCAACAAGATTTGTTTGGATAA
- a CDS encoding DNA topoisomerase gives MGRTVYLAEKPNMGQLIAAALAKRDRITVPKARNGKIESQNWSVCWLAGHAYTLLDAKDYKEEWDQPWGRLPLPLIPDELTFKPIEGDFIEGCRKAAKSAISQADTVVIATDAGQEGQIIAEIFLEQIGWKGNTLRLWSSVANLTEITRALDTVKPNNDMKYQGLKLSGLARMKGDWLIGINFTVAYTNIARKAGYDFIASAGRVQSACLAICVDHDAMVDQFKSSSYYEVEALLATETGESVKAKLDIPEHLLHDGKHCIDDGALNQIIQACNGQPAEVVGCSQSEQSYKPPTPFNLTTLCMSLSRNFNITAGEVMSLYQEMYESGWLSYTRTDDTYYEDDQYDKINELFRMLRNLDPEFTPLVDGADLSVKPAVFDSSKIAEHSANSPTLSRPKWETMGSKSKDIYRTVAKQMIAQFYPSYTTSTLQLRIAIGSHTFSAKGMTVVSPGWTQVIPKAADDPDAPPIPLLEKGSQLTLVSIEKSSKKTRAPARMTEAKILGIMENASEYLASEQTRKRLGANATLGTAATRPNVVELLVAKRKYLSRDAKGIIQPTQMGKRVRALLPPELSTPDLSALWEINFKSIRQGRADPDEFLRKIQSWVNNQVQLAKTRTIKPNPLSYPCPTCQNPMARKTKEKRVYWACIDTDCKTYLPDYQGKPLDPLPNDGTLCPECNTPFKTRLRNLDKLSLQERRKVKDARFLVCEGGHYPVSNSQKGN, from the coding sequence ATGGGACGCACGGTATATCTCGCTGAAAAACCCAATATGGGCCAGCTGATAGCCGCTGCGCTTGCTAAAAGGGACCGTATTACGGTCCCTAAAGCACGCAACGGAAAGATAGAATCTCAGAACTGGTCTGTTTGCTGGTTAGCTGGACATGCTTATACCCTCCTTGATGCAAAGGACTATAAAGAAGAATGGGACCAGCCATGGGGCAGGCTGCCATTACCCTTAATTCCTGATGAGTTAACCTTCAAACCCATAGAAGGCGATTTCATAGAGGGATGCCGTAAAGCGGCCAAATCTGCGATCAGCCAAGCTGACACGGTGGTAATTGCAACGGATGCTGGGCAGGAAGGACAGATCATCGCAGAAATCTTTCTTGAACAGATAGGCTGGAAAGGAAATACATTACGCCTGTGGTCTTCTGTGGCAAACCTTACGGAGATTACTCGCGCACTGGATACTGTGAAGCCAAACAACGACATGAAGTACCAGGGACTGAAGCTATCCGGGCTGGCACGCATGAAAGGTGATTGGCTGATCGGTATCAATTTCACGGTAGCCTATACAAACATCGCACGAAAAGCCGGTTATGACTTCATTGCTAGCGCTGGCCGGGTACAAAGCGCCTGCCTGGCAATTTGTGTTGATCATGATGCAATGGTGGACCAGTTCAAAAGCTCCTCCTACTACGAAGTGGAAGCACTGCTGGCTACCGAGACCGGGGAGAGTGTAAAAGCCAAACTTGATATCCCCGAACACCTACTGCATGACGGGAAACACTGTATCGATGACGGAGCCCTGAATCAGATCATTCAAGCCTGCAACGGTCAGCCTGCTGAAGTGGTCGGCTGCTCACAATCAGAACAAAGCTATAAGCCGCCTACCCCTTTTAACCTGACTACGCTCTGTATGAGCCTAAGCAGAAACTTCAACATCACGGCAGGGGAAGTCATGTCCCTGTATCAAGAGATGTATGAGTCTGGTTGGCTGTCTTATACACGTACCGACGATACCTACTACGAAGACGATCAATACGACAAGATCAACGAGCTATTCCGAATGCTCAGGAATTTGGACCCTGAATTTACGCCCTTGGTTGATGGAGCTGATTTGAGCGTCAAGCCGGCAGTATTCGATTCTTCCAAAATTGCAGAGCACTCCGCGAACAGCCCTACCCTTTCTCGCCCTAAGTGGGAAACGATGGGTTCAAAGAGCAAAGACATCTATCGAACAGTAGCCAAGCAGATGATTGCTCAGTTCTATCCAAGCTACACCACCAGCACTCTACAGCTTCGAATAGCGATCGGCTCACACACCTTTTCAGCAAAGGGTATGACAGTAGTCTCCCCAGGATGGACGCAAGTCATTCCAAAAGCTGCTGATGACCCGGATGCCCCCCCTATCCCACTGCTCGAAAAGGGGAGTCAATTAACACTGGTTTCCATAGAGAAGTCCTCTAAAAAAACGCGAGCACCTGCACGAATGACCGAAGCTAAGATCCTCGGCATAATGGAAAACGCCAGTGAATATCTGGCAAGCGAACAAACACGAAAGCGCCTTGGTGCCAATGCTACTCTGGGTACGGCTGCGACCCGGCCAAATGTAGTCGAATTGCTGGTAGCCAAGCGCAAATACCTCAGTCGTGATGCTAAAGGGATCATTCAGCCTACTCAAATGGGTAAGCGAGTTCGCGCCCTCTTGCCACCCGAGCTTTCGACACCCGACTTGTCAGCTCTCTGGGAGATCAATTTTAAGTCAATCCGACAAGGGCGTGCTGATCCGGACGAATTCCTCCGAAAAATACAAAGCTGGGTTAACAACCAGGTACAGCTGGCGAAGACAAGGACCATTAAACCGAATCCCCTGTCTTATCCCTGCCCGACTTGCCAAAACCCGATGGCGAGAAAGACAAAAGAGAAGCGAGTTTATTGGGCCTGTATTGATACGGACTGTAAAACCTACTTGCCTGACTACCAAGGCAAGCCTCTGGATCCGCTTCCCAATGACGGCACCCTCTGTCCTGAATGCAACACACCGTTCAAGACCCGGTTACGCAACCTCGACAAACTCTCTCTGCAGGAAAGGCGGAAGGTCAAAGACGCTCGGTTCTTGGTATGTGAAGGTGGTCACTATCCGGTTTCAAACTCACAAAAAGGAAACTAG